The following are encoded in a window of Candidatus Acidulodesulfobacterium acidiphilum genomic DNA:
- a CDS encoding type II secretion system protein has product MNINFAKILENNNKGFSLAGIIVSMIVLSIMTALSIPALQGIVCENRAQNVSVLANTLINAESTYVNNNSKFSSISSLQSAGYIAKGIGINFVGGNPNSNCIYGSIKTEDDTKICLSVNNAVNNGTAQEISYTLAVTPSQSGEPNDYYNFYKEIRHDIPGSSLVNGNEIIYIDPIALSNGDGGIYEQYIGKSFYITGAICYVTQTMSRYNRDGWSRDWADGELKLYFIVEAIDGNSAILSYANDPYSGCGGGSAYTNNSGVTYTENYWVGGAFQSKYLPEVYGNVRYSYWEGGMNYVQVEPAGYEIKIPANYLPDLIKLN; this is encoded by the coding sequence ATGAATATTAATTTTGCTAAAATTTTAGAAAATAATAATAAAGGATTTTCGCTTGCAGGAATTATTGTTTCAATGATAGTTTTGTCGATAATGACTGCGTTAAGCATACCTGCGCTTCAGGGTATTGTATGCGAAAATAGAGCGCAAAACGTATCTGTTCTGGCAAATACTTTGATAAATGCCGAAAGTACCTATGTTAATAATAATAGTAAATTCAGTAGCATAAGTTCTCTTCAATCTGCAGGGTACATAGCTAAAGGCATAGGCATAAATTTTGTCGGAGGCAATCCAAATTCGAATTGCATATACGGAAGTATAAAAACGGAAGACGATACTAAAATATGTTTAAGCGTTAATAATGCCGTTAATAATGGTACCGCTCAGGAAATCAGTTATACTCTTGCCGTTACTCCTTCGCAAAGCGGCGAACCTAACGACTATTATAATTTTTATAAAGAAATAAGGCACGATATTCCCGGAAGTTCGTTAGTTAACGGAAACGAAATAATTTATATAGACCCTATAGCCTTAAGCAATGGAGACGGCGGCATTTATGAACAGTACATAGGAAAGAGTTTTTATATTACAGGCGCAATTTGTTATGTTACGCAAACTATGAGTCGTTATAATCGTGACGGATGGTCAAGAGACTGGGCAGACGGCGAATTGAAGTTATATTTTATAGTTGAAGCTATTGACGGAAATAGCGCTATATTGAGCTATGCCAACGATCCTTATTCCGGATGCGGCGGAGGTTCTGCATATACAAATAATTCCGGCGTTACCTATACCGAAAATTACTGGGTAGGAGGAGCGTTTCAGAGTAAATATCTTCCTGAAGTTTACGGGAACGTAAGGTATTCTTATTGGGAAGGCGGAATGAATTACGTTCAAGTAGAACCCGCAGGATATGAGATAAAAATACCTGCAAATTATCTTCCAGACCTTATAAAATTAAATTAA
- a CDS encoding type II secretion system protein, with protein sequence MIALKKKEIKIKSKKSKKINDKLDFHSLKIYKNGNGFTLMEIIVAMIVVGILSAGGLMVYNGLIGSSNVTATVQSVTKLESAVNSYMQVNGGSIIPPAGVSLPYAMQEDNLLPSSWTVNGNNVIPPNAGFVSAYQISTDSNPGQYIYVIGINAPQMTNAQALNICNSLENSISGVDTEGSPVFNIGNGQNCLTDLFNGNAASANNSNFQGSLTFTFN encoded by the coding sequence ATGATTGCGCTAAAAAAGAAAGAAATTAAAATTAAAAGCAAAAAAAGCAAAAAAATTAATGACAAGTTGGATTTTCACTCACTAAAAATTTATAAAAACGGGAACGGTTTTACCCTTATGGAAATTATAGTCGCAATGATAGTAGTCGGAATACTTTCGGCAGGGGGATTAATGGTTTATAACGGATTAATAGGTTCTTCCAATGTTACTGCAACGGTTCAATCGGTTACTAAATTAGAATCGGCCGTAAATTCTTATATGCAGGTAAACGGCGGGAGTATAATTCCCCCTGCCGGCGTTTCTCTTCCATATGCTATGCAGGAAGACAACCTGCTCCCTTCTTCATGGACGGTTAACGGCAATAACGTTATACCGCCTAATGCGGGTTTTGTTTCCGCATATCAAATTTCTACCGATTCAAATCCGGGACAGTATATTTACGTCATCGGCATAAACGCTCCGCAGATGACGAATGCCCAGGCTTTAAACATATGCAATTCTTTAGAAAACTCAATATCCGGCGTAGATACCGAGGGCAGTCCCGTCTTTAACATAGGTAACGGTCAAAATTGCTTGACGGATCTGTTCAACGGTAATGCAGCTTCGGCAAATAATTCAAATTTTCAGGGAAGCCTGACCTTTACATTTAATTAA
- a CDS encoding C4-dicarboxylate ABC transporter, with product MKKDIKKNGSFVNNLRPLKQMNKPSDLIRQFTPNWFTMNMGTGILSLMLGAFPFYVPGLLMVAKTLWVINIFLFVIFSVLFIGRFVFYFKSAVKLFGHPIQSMFLGAIPMGLVTIINGFLNFAGPKMVNLAFYLWWIDVIISVIVGILVPFYMFTNHTHSIEDMTAVWLLPIVPAEVAASSGGFLAPHLAAAAARVVVVTGYALWAFSVPLAFGVLVILFLRLAWHKLPHKDMAVSTWLTLGPIGTGSLGLLLLGSDAPRAFIGTKLFIYAKTAAAFGPIGGLVIWGFGFWWLIIALLLTIRYVKEGMPFNMGWWGFTFPLGVYTAATIIFYRITGIEFFRITGAIFVIMLAGFWTLVTSRTLHGMWHGYLFKAPCLSTETGLPDESKECPV from the coding sequence ATGAAAAAAGATATTAAAAAAAACGGCTCGTTTGTCAACAATTTGCGCCCGTTGAAACAAATGAACAAACCGAGCGACCTTATAAGACAATTCACCCCAAACTGGTTTACTATGAATATGGGTACTGGAATTTTGTCTCTTATGCTGGGAGCTTTCCCGTTTTATGTGCCGGGTCTCTTAATGGTAGCTAAAACTTTATGGGTTATAAATATTTTTCTTTTTGTAATCTTTAGCGTTTTATTTATAGGCAGATTTGTTTTTTATTTTAAATCGGCGGTAAAGTTGTTCGGCCACCCGATTCAATCCATGTTTCTTGGAGCTATTCCTATGGGATTGGTAACTATTATAAACGGTTTTTTAAATTTCGCAGGCCCGAAAATGGTCAATCTTGCTTTCTATTTATGGTGGATAGACGTAATAATAAGCGTTATTGTAGGTATTCTTGTGCCTTTCTATATGTTCACTAACCATACCCACAGCATTGAAGACATGACTGCCGTATGGCTATTGCCTATAGTACCCGCCGAAGTTGCGGCTTCTTCGGGAGGTTTTCTTGCTCCGCATTTAGCGGCGGCGGCGGCAAGAGTAGTAGTAGTTACCGGCTATGCTTTATGGGCATTCTCGGTTCCTTTAGCTTTCGGCGTTCTCGTTATACTGTTTTTGCGTCTTGCCTGGCACAAATTGCCGCATAAAGATATGGCGGTTTCTACCTGGTTGACGCTGGGTCCGATAGGCACGGGAAGTTTAGGACTTCTTCTCCTGGGAAGCGATGCACCGCGTGCATTTATCGGCACTAAACTTTTTATTTACGCTAAAACGGCTGCAGCATTCGGTCCTATAGGCGGGCTGGTTATATGGGGATTCGGTTTCTGGTGGCTTATTATTGCATTATTATTAACTATAAGATATGTAAAAGAAGGAATGCCTTTTAATATGGGCTGGTGGGGATTTACCTTCCCGCTGGGTGTTTACACTGCAGCTACGATTATATTCTATAGGATTACCGGTATTGAATTTTTCAGGATTACTGGGGCTATATTCGTCATAATGCTTGCTGGATTCTGGACGTTAGTTACGTCGAGAACGCTTCATGGCATGTGGCACGGCTATCTTTTTAAAGCTCCGTGCCTGTCGACAGAAACTGGTTTGCCGGACGAATCTAAAGAATGCCCTGTTTAA
- a CDS encoding nitroreductase family protein has product MNKCFAKRRRKLDLIEAVKTRKSIRKFESEDVDLNLIKKIMEISINSPSGGNAQNWFTYIIKNKDILNKMRSEVETVYKNVTGKDAPDVYAFFNEAPVVLAVVEKPYTGSIDKILENNDKNKDRNFARKFIVNPGLQGVSSFIAHILLVVHNEGLGACWMTGPLIAKPEIENILGIKSPDNLVALIPVGKPVERKSKSSRMNVEEVITVVL; this is encoded by the coding sequence ATAAATAAATGTTTTGCAAAAAGGAGACGTAAATTGGACTTAATAGAAGCAGTTAAAACCAGAAAGAGCATAAGAAAATTCGAGTCTGAAGACGTTGATTTGAATCTGATAAAAAAAATTATGGAAATTTCTATAAATTCGCCAAGCGGGGGAAACGCTCAAAACTGGTTTACATATATAATTAAAAACAAAGATATTCTTAATAAAATGAGAAGCGAAGTGGAAACCGTATATAAAAACGTAACGGGCAAAGATGCGCCGGACGTTTATGCATTTTTTAACGAAGCGCCGGTCGTACTTGCAGTCGTGGAGAAGCCGTATACCGGCAGTATTGATAAAATACTTGAAAATAACGATAAAAATAAAGACAGGAATTTCGCCAGAAAATTTATAGTAAATCCGGGACTTCAGGGCGTATCCAGCTTTATAGCCCACATTTTGCTTGTAGTTCACAACGAAGGACTTGGGGCATGCTGGATGACGGGACCCCTAATCGCCAAACCTGAAATAGAAAACATACTCGGTATTAAAAGCCCCGACAATCTCGTTGCATTGATTCCTGTCGGAAAACCGGTCGAAAGAAAGTCTAAATCGTCGAGGATGAATGTCGAAGAAGTTATTACGGTTGTATTATAA
- a CDS encoding dTDP-4-dehydrorhamnose 3,5-epimerase: MGVTFKLAEINGVTLKRIEKYIDERGWLAELYRSDELDESVFPQMSYVSLTMPRVQRGPHEHVYQTDYFCFIGPSDFKIILWDNRKDSPTYMNKMILFLGENKPSALTVPPGVVHAYKNIGGKNGLVINAANKLFAGKNKKEPVDEIRYESDPKTIFIFD, from the coding sequence ATGGGCGTTACATTCAAACTCGCTGAAATTAACGGCGTAACACTTAAAAGAATCGAAAAATATATAGACGAACGGGGTTGGCTTGCGGAACTTTACAGGAGCGACGAATTAGACGAATCCGTTTTCCCTCAGATGTCTTATGTATCTTTAACAATGCCTAGAGTGCAAAGAGGACCTCACGAACACGTATATCAAACCGACTATTTTTGCTTTATAGGCCCTTCCGATTTTAAAATTATATTGTGGGACAACAGAAAAGATTCCCCTACATACATGAATAAAATGATACTGTTTCTCGGTGAAAATAAGCCTTCGGCACTGACGGTGCCTCCTGGCGTAGTTCACGCATATAAAAACATAGGCGGAAAAAACGGTCTCGTTATTAATGCCGCCAATAAATTATTCGCCGGAAAAAATAAAAAAGAGCCGGTTGACGAAATCAGATATGAATCCGACCCCAAAACTATATTTATTTTCGATTAG
- a CDS encoding ATP-binding protein — translation MITALNSATFIGIDAVRVNVEVFISGGIPGIMIVGLPDVSTKEAKDRVRAAIKNSGFEYPVKKITINLAPADIRKEGPIFDLPLAIGILISAGLLKCALNLNDYIIAGELSLNGKIKKINGIIALGILAKKINKKLIIPYENINAAKFLGVDFAAFGSLKELCMFISGGKDYYSIEEKESQVYFNNKININYENKENGKYDVNENEENLYFKNVIENANAVKKERGQYVDFAEIKGQEFAKRAVLTAIAGHHNILMVGPPGSGKTMLAHSIAWIQPDLSLEESLETSNIYSFSNKNKKNCGEENGLILRRPFIVVHHTVSLAGLIGGGGGSNPLPGDISLAHNGVLFIDEFSELNRKTIDGLRQPMEDKYINLSRSRFSIILPSNFMLVAAMNPCPCGYYGDAKHECKCSSADIYKFYTKISGPILDRFDIFIEVYPADLDELTVKADLPDSDDIKKLVEKTRNIQISRYKDSCIRFNSSAKSTDIEKYFNITNEALNLAQKAVKRLNISSRGYYRILRVSRTIADLDMKEEVDADSVLEALNYRNTKLIKA, via the coding sequence ATGATAACTGCTTTAAACAGTGCGACTTTCATCGGAATAGATGCAGTTCGGGTAAACGTAGAAGTTTTTATATCGGGCGGCATACCGGGCATTATGATAGTAGGGTTACCCGATGTTTCCACCAAAGAGGCCAAGGACAGAGTAAGAGCCGCGATAAAAAATTCCGGTTTTGAATATCCGGTTAAAAAAATAACTATAAATCTAGCCCCTGCCGATATAAGGAAAGAAGGTCCGATATTCGACCTGCCGCTTGCAATAGGCATTTTAATTTCCGCAGGACTCCTTAAATGCGCCTTAAACCTTAACGATTATATAATTGCCGGAGAGCTGTCTTTAAACGGAAAAATAAAAAAAATTAACGGCATAATTGCGCTTGGAATACTTGCTAAAAAAATAAATAAAAAGTTAATTATTCCGTATGAAAACATAAATGCGGCAAAATTTCTTGGAGTCGATTTTGCGGCATTCGGCAGTTTAAAAGAATTATGTATGTTTATTTCGGGAGGAAAAGATTATTATTCAATAGAAGAAAAAGAATCCCAAGTTTATTTTAATAATAAGATAAATATAAATTACGAAAATAAAGAAAACGGCAAATATGACGTTAACGAGAATGAAGAAAATCTTTACTTTAAAAATGTTATCGAAAATGCAAACGCCGTAAAAAAAGAGCGGGGGCAGTATGTCGATTTTGCCGAAATAAAGGGGCAGGAGTTTGCTAAAAGAGCCGTTTTAACCGCTATAGCAGGTCACCATAACATATTAATGGTCGGACCTCCGGGAAGCGGAAAAACTATGCTGGCGCATAGTATAGCATGGATACAACCAGACTTATCGCTTGAAGAATCTTTAGAGACGTCCAATATATACAGTTTTTCAAATAAAAATAAAAAAAATTGCGGCGAGGAAAACGGACTTATATTAAGAAGACCTTTTATTGTCGTGCATCATACTGTATCTCTTGCGGGATTAATAGGCGGAGGGGGCGGTTCTAATCCTCTGCCCGGCGATATAAGCCTTGCGCATAACGGCGTTCTTTTTATAGACGAATTTTCCGAACTTAACAGAAAAACTATAGATGGATTAAGGCAGCCTATGGAAGATAAGTATATTAATTTATCCAGAAGCCGTTTTTCTATAATTCTGCCCAGCAATTTTATGCTTGTCGCCGCAATGAACCCTTGTCCTTGCGGCTATTACGGAGACGCAAAACATGAGTGTAAATGTTCAAGCGCCGACATTTATAAGTTTTATACTAAAATATCGGGACCTATTCTCGACAGATTCGACATATTTATAGAGGTTTATCCTGCGGATTTAGACGAATTAACCGTTAAAGCCGATTTGCCAGATTCCGACGATATTAAAAAATTAGTCGAAAAAACTAGAAATATTCAGATTAGCAGATATAAAGATAGCTGCATCAGGTTTAACTCGTCGGCAAAAAGCACAGATATAGAAAAATATTTTAACATAACGAATGAAGCCCTTAATCTTGCACAAAAAGCCGTAAAAAGATTAAATATTTCTTCAAGGGGCTATTATAGAATATTGCGCGTTTCAAGGACTATAGCCGACCTCGACATGAAAGAAGAAGTAGATGCAGATTCCGTGTTGGAAGCATTAAATTACAGGAATACAAAACTTATAAAAGCGTAA
- a CDS encoding TldD/PmbA family protein, protein MNIEDINFKAVIDNARIGSDDFIDIFIESKVSTVLSNESKRLEKAIKGLILGAGIRLISNKKTYYAYTNNIEESNLLNIASQLKKAALSDIKNNEGNERSEDSSNLFLNFNEKKPKIDFNIIKDVTGVSIDEKLMKVSPVVDYSWNYDKKVVQVNVTYSDYKQDVLIVNSEGDLVKDYRENLAFLVNIVVSDGKKTEVGYESAGGFTGFEFFDANDPESIAKKALDRALSQLSAPFAPSGPMTVVLSSEAGGTMIHEAIGHGLEADIAGNGLSVYSDKIGEQVASNLITVIDDSSLVGKRGFYRFDDEGTCSRKNILVQDGVLKKYMSDRLSYVKYGYELTGNGRRQSYEHIPIVRMSNTMIAPGETNPEDIIRSAEDGLFVKKMGGGQVNTVTGDFVFDVMEGYIIKKGIVQEAVSGATLIGNGPDILKNIDMVGNDLGFGIGTCGKDGQGAPVADAQPTLRIPSIIVGGKNSK, encoded by the coding sequence ATGAACATAGAAGATATTAATTTTAAAGCCGTTATAGATAATGCGCGCATAGGCTCTGATGATTTTATAGACATCTTTATAGAAAGTAAAGTTTCAACGGTTTTATCCAATGAAAGCAAAAGGCTTGAAAAAGCAATTAAAGGTTTGATTCTGGGTGCCGGTATAAGGTTAATATCAAATAAAAAAACCTATTACGCATATACTAATAATATTGAAGAATCGAATTTATTAAATATCGCTTCTCAGTTAAAAAAAGCGGCTTTAAGCGATATAAAAAATAATGAAGGAAACGAAAGGAGTGAAGATTCGAGCAACTTATTTTTAAATTTTAACGAAAAAAAGCCGAAAATAGATTTTAATATAATAAAAGACGTTACCGGGGTTTCTATAGACGAAAAGTTGATGAAAGTTTCTCCTGTCGTGGACTACTCTTGGAATTACGATAAAAAAGTAGTACAAGTCAACGTTACTTATTCAGATTATAAGCAGGACGTATTAATAGTTAATTCCGAAGGCGATTTAGTTAAAGATTACAGGGAAAATTTAGCTTTTTTAGTCAATATAGTAGTTTCGGACGGTAAGAAAACCGAGGTCGGTTATGAATCTGCTGGCGGATTTACCGGTTTTGAATTTTTTGACGCAAACGATCCTGAGAGTATAGCAAAAAAAGCTTTAGACAGAGCCTTGTCGCAGCTTTCGGCTCCTTTTGCGCCTTCAGGACCTATGACGGTAGTACTGTCGAGCGAGGCAGGCGGAACAATGATACATGAAGCAATAGGTCACGGTTTGGAAGCGGATATTGCGGGAAACGGTTTAAGCGTATATTCCGACAAGATAGGCGAACAGGTAGCGTCAAATCTTATAACCGTAATAGACGACTCTTCGTTGGTCGGAAAAAGAGGTTTTTACAGATTTGACGACGAAGGGACTTGTTCAAGAAAGAATATTCTAGTCCAAGACGGAGTTTTAAAAAAATATATGTCCGACAGATTATCTTACGTTAAATACGGCTATGAATTAACGGGCAACGGAAGAAGGCAGTCTTACGAACATATTCCGATAGTCAGGATGTCTAATACGATGATTGCGCCCGGCGAAACTAATCCTGAAGATATTATAAGGAGCGCAGAGGACGGATTATTTGTTAAAAAAATGGGAGGCGGACAGGTTAATACAGTTACCGGAGATTTTGTATTCGACGTTATGGAGGGATATATAATTAAAAAAGGTATAGTTCAGGAAGCCGTCAGCGGCGCGACACTAATAGGCAACGGCCCCGATATACTTAAAAATATAGATATGGTTGGAAACGATTTGGGTTTCGGCATAGGAACATGCGGAAAAGACGGTCAGGGCGCTCCAGTAGCAGATGCTCAACCTACGTTAAGAATTCCGTCCATTATAGTCGGCGGTAAAAATTCAAAATAA
- the alr gene encoding alanine racemase — protein MEDTYLYINLNNLVNNLNFIKNRTSLKDKKIIAVIKSNAYGHGLLPIAESLFKNGIDFFGIIEIEEAENILKKIPSAKLLMLKGINLENLEAASALNLSIGVYSLDYLKELLDKMKSSKINKTLNLHLKFDSGMSRLGLVETEMEEAARIIGDNKKYFNLEGLFSHLSYGNNLEYTNYQINNFKKIISVMAKYKITPQYIHISASSSILNGSLLDDCSNAVRPGILLYGFNPNKETKYGINNNKNSINNQETDSEFKLEQLMTLKSKILQIKNIKKGSFVSYNNTFRADRDMTIGIVSAGYDNGIPRLLSNKGRFLINGGFAPIIGIVTMNMTIVDVSEIKNIKAGDEVIITGKDGLNEIKIEEIASLSETIPYEICLNFGKSNKKIYV, from the coding sequence ATGGAAGATACCTATTTATATATAAATCTTAATAACCTCGTAAATAATCTTAACTTTATTAAAAACAGAACATCTTTAAAAGACAAAAAGATTATCGCCGTAATCAAATCTAATGCATACGGACACGGGCTTTTACCGATAGCCGAATCGCTTTTCAAAAACGGGATAGATTTTTTCGGAATTATAGAAATTGAAGAAGCCGAAAATATCTTAAAAAAAATACCGTCAGCAAAACTTCTTATGCTGAAAGGAATTAATTTGGAAAATTTAGAAGCGGCAAGCGCTTTAAATTTAAGCATAGGAGTATATAGCTTGGATTATCTAAAAGAATTATTAGATAAAATGAAATCTTCCAAAATAAATAAAACTTTAAATTTGCATTTAAAATTCGATTCGGGAATGAGCAGGCTTGGACTTGTCGAAACGGAGATGGAAGAGGCTGCGCGCATTATTGGCGACAACAAGAAATATTTCAACCTCGAAGGCTTGTTCAGCCATTTATCTTATGGAAACAACTTAGAATACACTAATTATCAAATAAATAATTTTAAAAAAATAATTTCGGTTATGGCAAAATATAAAATAACCCCTCAATACATACACATAAGCGCCAGTTCGTCTATTTTAAACGGCAGTTTGTTAGACGACTGCTCAAATGCGGTCAGGCCGGGAATTTTACTTTACGGATTTAATCCGAATAAAGAAACTAAATATGGCATAAATAATAATAAAAACAGTATAAATAATCAGGAAACAGACTCTGAATTTAAACTTGAACAGTTAATGACTTTAAAATCTAAAATTTTACAAATTAAAAATATTAAAAAAGGCAGTTTCGTATCCTACAATAATACGTTCAGAGCTGACCGCGATATGACTATAGGAATAGTTTCCGCAGGTTACGACAACGGTATACCCAGACTGCTGTCTAACAAAGGAAGGTTTTTAATAAACGGCGGTTTTGCGCCTATAATAGGTATTGTTACGATGAATATGACGATAGTAGACGTTTCCGAGATAAAAAACATCAAAGCCGGCGATGAAGTTATAATCACGGGCAAAGATGGTTTAAACGAAATTAAAATAGAAGAAATAGCCTCTCTATCCGAAACTATTCCTTATGAGATATGCCTTAATTTTGGTAAATCCAACAAAAAAATTTACGTTTGA